In Chelmon rostratus isolate fCheRos1 chromosome 21, fCheRos1.pri, whole genome shotgun sequence, the genomic window CAAACTTTGTCATTTTGTTCCGATCACAGTTAAGAACTCTATTTCATCGTTAAAATAGGGCATAACCTCGACGAAAGACGCGCACGGACAGAAATGGTGTCAGGTGTGAGTGTTCACAACACTGAACACGATTTCAGTGTCTGCTTTTAAAGGTGATTCCTGTTACTGATTGTGAGACTTTAGAGTGTAAAAGCTGGCAAAGCCGCTGTTTACAGAGTGGATCATAGCCGAACTGAAGAGTGTCTTCCGCGAAAAGTATTTTGTCGTACCATAGCAGGCACGCATGTAAGCAAACAAGGTGACATTAAAGTGTAGCTTTTTTTGAACGGAGTTTGGTGTGATGCTTTCACAGAACATGATTTATTGGTTGGATTGTTTTGGACATAGAAAGTCTTGAAAGTAGACCTGAAATGATAACTGAGAAtaagttgattgacagaaacgTAATCTGCAACAATTgtgttaattgattaataatttaCTTTTTAAGATAAATACCATTTGCTGGTTCCAGGTTCTGCAATGCAAAAAATTGCTGCTCTTGTTTTAAAGTTGTGACAATCATTTTTCACAGGTTTCTAGTGCTTTAAAGACCAATATGATTGGTGAAAACAGTGATAAGCCCCACCTAGAGCCAAAAATCcagattattttgaaaataaccCTTGCAGgtattttctgtgtatttctgtgtaagAGATGAAGTGTGTCAGAGCTGACTGCTGGTGTTTGCATTCCATCCAGGTGCTGACCCAGCTTCAGGTGTGGTCTGCCTGCAGTACCAGCCATGCTGCTCCCCCTCCTGGTGCGTCagtccctctgctgctctcataTGTTGTTAACACAGTGCGTCCGGACGCGCCCGTGTGGCGCTGCAAGGACGCTGCACTCTCAAGCCCAGCACTTCCTGCAACGCAGGCTTCCCCTGCGCTCCCACACTCAGAGCCGAGGCGCCAAGAGCCGAAACAGGAAGTCCAAGAGCCAGGAAGAGGATTGGAAAACAAGGAATAAGACAGTGCTGACGTATATCACCGCCGCCGGGGTGGGGATGATCGGCCTGTCGTACGCTGCGGTGCCGCTCTACAGGCTCTACTGTCAGGTGAGCGGAGgaaacttcctgtttctgagcAGATGTTTTTAATGACCAGCCTGCGGGTGTGACCGGTCTGTGTTCTTTGTCTGTCAGGCATCGGGGCTCGGCGGCACGGCGGTGGCCGGCCATGACACCGATTTGGTGGAGACGATGCAGCCGGTGAAGGAACGCGTCATCAAGGTTACCTTCAACGCAGATCGACACGCCAGCATGCAGTGGAACTTCAGACCCCAGCAGTCAGAGATCTTTGTGAGTCCTGGTTCCTCCTCAGAACTCCTTTAGTCAATTTGCCTCTTCTAAAACCGTTTTCACTAACTTGAAAATTGTCTGAGTGTGATGAACATCACCTGTTCATcaggtgtgtgttggtgagacATCATCATTAACAGAAAGCTGCCAGAAAAATGAATTTACAGTGCTGAGTGTCAGCAACAACACCAGCAACACCACACCTgttctggtcctggtcctggtcctggtctggaACCAGGCCAGATTCATCTTTAACCTCAGATGTTttcgatgatgatgatgatgatgatggtgtgtgtgtgtgtgttgtgcaggtGGTTCCAGGTGAGACGGCACTGGCTTTCTACAGAGCAAAGAACCCCACAGATAAACCAATCACCGGCATCTCCACCTACAACGTGGTGCCCTTTGAGGCAGGACAGTACTTCAACAAGATCCAGGTAGTCCACGTGGCTCTGAGTCGCAGctttcctcacctcctctgaATCCTTGATGATAAACTAATGCCTCTGTcgtctgtctgcagtgtttctgcttcGAGGAGCAGCGTCTGAACCCTCACGAAGAGGTGGACATGCCCGTCTTCTTCTACATTGACCCAGAGTTCGACGAGGATCCCAGGATGGCCCGAGTGGACACCATCACTCTGTCCTACACTTTCTTTGAGGCGAAGGAGGGTCAGAAACTACCTCTGCCCGGATACAGCTACAACTGATCCatccacagctgctgcaccGAGAGGATCGTCCAAACACTGGACCAGGAACCTGATTCTGGTTTATGTTTCAGTCCaagttgaaatgaaaaggaatAATCCAAgaatctcttcttctcttctttgtaTGTGCTTCAGCATACAAATGCAGCTTTTGATCATTTGTCTGCAAGACTAAGGAAAAGGTCCGACgtaattgttgtttttccagcaTCTCAGAGCATTAAAGCCTCTGTGGGAAAAGAAAAATTCTGAGATTTTAACTCTCGCTTGTAGTAAAGAGGCGAGAGATGTCTGTTACAGGTTTCACCAGCAGGCACCTTATTATTAGACATGATTGAATCTTAAATTACAGTGAAAAATGATGTGTGAGTTAACACCCTGCAGTCCAAACACAGCAGTAACAGGACAGACTCGTGGCAACCTAATGTGACGATAACATACAACATCTTGCATTGTGCTCcgtattcagatttttttgtcttgaaaaGTTGTTTATAGCTTAATTCTTACAATAcgtaataataattataatagaTTACTTTAGTTTCCCAACAGTGGCCCTAATACCCTGTCATATATGGCTCATTCTGGAAAATTCtttaatgcagcttttcattcatAAAGTCCTGGAAGAATTTGATTGATCCCAGAAAACTCATGAAACAACTTTTAAGTGTCAGAATCTGTAGTTTGTCTGAAGTTTTTAGGCCTTAAAAGAGATTCTTGGAttctttttctatgttttaCTTGCGGATGCTTCTATTTCACTCCACTTGAGGTCGAGGTGACGAGGCAACGCGTCAGGacgaaaaataaaaactaatcgATGACGTCTGAACTTCAGAGACTGAACCTTGGGAGCGTcgagctgcagctctgagacTCACA contains:
- the LOC121624805 gene encoding cytochrome c oxidase assembly protein COX11, mitochondrial — translated: MLLPLLVRQSLCCSHMLLTQCVRTRPCGAARTLHSQAQHFLQRRLPLRSHTQSRGAKSRNRKSKSQEEDWKTRNKTVLTYITAAGVGMIGLSYAAVPLYRLYCQASGLGGTAVAGHDTDLVETMQPVKERVIKVTFNADRHASMQWNFRPQQSEIFVVPGETALAFYRAKNPTDKPITGISTYNVVPFEAGQYFNKIQCFCFEEQRLNPHEEVDMPVFFYIDPEFDEDPRMARVDTITLSYTFFEAKEGQKLPLPGYSYN